The following coding sequences lie in one Spinacia oleracea cultivar Varoflay chromosome 1, BTI_SOV_V1, whole genome shotgun sequence genomic window:
- the LOC110803697 gene encoding DNA-directed RNA polymerase I subunit rpa49 produces MDSRPDPQLHKSKKNKRKIPKVDTTIEMLKEKQEKNAPIIGYYPSGFDPLKRKNPETSDLFFYRNQKKLRRVEFVVKPNESEVDYMGSNHSGEAAAGRLNSYAIAVINRRSQSFRFSPIAANRVFRLQPLPKALDMSEKEPETPAKVDDAEDIRQKKRSLTDRYGTKTAIKKDKLAMRLSQKEDPDVMPEINDILEETPIDATALKSSSLDTPHSVPPHDLSATTPEKAYLLEKIILKGEWEYVKDVMELLQSGQEVKPDVYPSFVCNRCYKVELCKDETEKGKLAGILSYIAQLINFKNRHSLDGGKSSKHKFLPSILLQKFTKMFVDADKNRIADDKIGSLISYVLVLTLFVDEFQTDFTDIAKDLKMNALSLRPYFENLGCKIARRNKVTVMTLPVPLKFPTLRKRRRG; encoded by the exons ATGGATTCAAGACCAGACCCCCAATTACACAAATCTAAGAAAAACAAGAGGAAAATCCCCAAAGTTGATACGACAATCGAAATGTTGAAGGAGAAACAAGAGAAGAACGCACCAATTATAGGATACTACCCATCTGGGTTCGACCCATTAAAGCGCAAAAATCCAGAAACAAGTGACCTATTTTTTTACAGGAATCAGAAAAAGCTTAGAAGAGTCGAGTTTGTTGTAAAGCCAAATGAGTCCGAAGTTGATTATATGGGTTCCAATCATTCTGGTGAAGCTGCTGCTGGTAGGCTGAATTCTTATGCTATTGCGGTTATTAACAGGCGTTCTCAGTCTTTCAGATTTTCTCCCATTGCAGCTAACAGG GTTTTCAGGTTACAACCATTGCCTAAAGCATTAGACATGTCTGAAAAGGAACCTGAAACTCCAGCCAAGGTTGATGATGCAGAGGATATAAGACAAAAAAAGCGGAGTCTTACTGATCGTTATGGTACCAAGACTGCGATTAAGAAG GACAAGTTAGCAATGCGGCTAAGTCAAAAGGAAGATCCTGATGTAATGCCGGAGATAAACGACATTTTAGAGGAAACTCCTATAGACGCGACTGCACTTAAAAGTTCCAGTTTGGACACTCCGCATAGTGTTCCCCCACATGATCTCTCGGCTACAACACCTGAGAAGGCTTATCTGCTCGAAAAAATTATACTCAAAGGAGAATGGGAATATGTGAAAGACGTTATGGAGCTGTTGCAATCTGGGCAGGAGGTAAAACCAGATGTTTACCCAAGTTTTGTGTGCAATCGTTGTTACAAAGTAGAACTATGCAAG GATGAGACAGAGAAGGGAAAGCTTGCTGGAATCCTGTCATATATTGCTCAACTCATAAACTTCAAGAATCGACATTCACTTGATGGCGgaaaatcttcaaaacacaaaTTCCTGCCAAGCATATTGTTACAGAAGTTTACAAAAATGTTTGTGGATGCAGATAAAAACCGGATCGCAGATGACAAAATAGGTTCCCTAATCAGCTATGTGCTGGTTCTCACCCTATTTGTTGACGAGTTTCAGACAGATTTCACAGACATTGCCAAGGATTTGAAGATGAATGCATTGAGCCTGAGACCTTATTTCGAGAATCTGGGTTGCAAGATTGCGAGGAGAAATAAAGTGACTGTGATGACACTTCCTGTTCCTCTCAAGTTCCCAACACTGAGGAAGAGGAGAAGAGGGTAG
- the LOC110803668 gene encoding 60S ribosomal protein L18a-like protein isoform X2: MEQSCPTNPEKCGDYTLIEDGEEHLLGLYDKPLPCFGCGIGWFSFLLGFIIPLMWYYATILYFRNYYRKDPRERTGLATCAIAALVFTVVALIIVAVILL, translated from the exons ATGGAACAAA GCTGCCCCACAAACCCTGAAAAATGTGGGGATTATACGCTTATTGAAGATGGAGAGGAGCACTTGTTAGGATTGTATGATAAACCTCTCCCATGCTTTGGCTGTGGTATTGGCTGGTTTTC TTTTTTGCTTGGTTTCATAATCCCGTTGATGTGGTACTATGCTACAATCCTTTACTTCAGAAATTACTATCGCAAGGATCCTAGGGAAAGGACTGGATTGGCCACTTGCGCAATAGCA GCTCTGGTATTTACAGTTGTGGCGCTGATTATCGTGGCTGTGATTCTTCTGTAG
- the LOC110803668 gene encoding 60S ribosomal protein L18a-like protein isoform X1 — protein sequence MEQTGCPTNPEKCGDYTLIEDGEEHLLGLYDKPLPCFGCGIGWFSFLLGFIIPLMWYYATILYFRNYYRKDPRERTGLATCAIAALVFTVVALIIVAVILL from the exons ATGGAACAAA CAGGCTGCCCCACAAACCCTGAAAAATGTGGGGATTATACGCTTATTGAAGATGGAGAGGAGCACTTGTTAGGATTGTATGATAAACCTCTCCCATGCTTTGGCTGTGGTATTGGCTGGTTTTC TTTTTTGCTTGGTTTCATAATCCCGTTGATGTGGTACTATGCTACAATCCTTTACTTCAGAAATTACTATCGCAAGGATCCTAGGGAAAGGACTGGATTGGCCACTTGCGCAATAGCA GCTCTGGTATTTACAGTTGTGGCGCTGATTATCGTGGCTGTGATTCTTCTGTAG